A genomic stretch from Carassius auratus strain Wakin chromosome 37, ASM336829v1, whole genome shotgun sequence includes:
- the LOC113056487 gene encoding probable G-protein coupled receptor 142 — protein MIDWPNGTAPGQREDESSTQERSECVLAYIPVVYYSTLLCVGVPVNILTLVALYRLAVRTQKALYVYLLALTGSDILSQLFIIFVGFLLETAMFHRDVPVLLLRSVSMLEFSANHASIWATVPLSVDRYVALCHPLLHRQISYPARARRIIAVVLTLALASGVPFFWWSDMWRVNHAPNNLDTALIWTHVTIIYFLPCCIFLLLNSLIILRLRKRQRQQMCQDKSGQQLAVPGKLGKTTAMLLAVTSVFAVLWAPRTAVVLYHLYVSSVHNDWRVHLAYDLANMLAMLNTAVNFFLYCFVSKPFKAAVRDVLLFRWGPLHLRRPLHHQRTAANASTTCVSSSKHSQREVTPLSLKRADIKSC, from the exons ATGATTGACTGGCCCAATGGCACAGCGCCTGGCCAGCGGGAAGATGAGAGCAGCACTCAGGAGAGGTCAGAGTGTGTGCTGGCTTACATCCCTGTCGTCTACTACAGTACTCTTTTGTGTGTTGGAGTGCCAG TGAACATCCTGACGTTGGTGGCTCTTTACCGGCTGGCTGTTCGTACTCAGAAGGCCCTGTACGTGTATCTTCTTGCTCTAACTGGCTCGGACATCCTCAGCCAGCTGTTTATCATCTTCGTGGGCTTCCTGTTGGAAACGGCCATGTTTCACCGAGACGTCCCTGTGCTGCTGCTGAGGTCGGTCAGTATGTTGGAGTTTTCCGCCAACCACGCATCCATCTGGGCCACCGTACCCCTCTCGGTTGACCGATATGTTGCTTTGTGCCACCCACTACTCCATCGGCAGATCAGTTACCCGGCTCGGGCTCGGCGGATCATCGCAGTGGTGCTCACATTGGCGCTAGCATCCGGCGTGCCGTTCTTCTGGTGGTCGGACATGTGGAGGGTCAACCATGCGCCCAACAACTTGGATACTGCCTTGATTTGGACCCACGtgactattatttattttcttccatgCTGCATCTTCCTGCTGCTAAACTCCTTGATCATCCTGAGGCTCCGGAAGAGACAGAGACAGCAGATGTGCCAGGACAAGAGCGGGCAGCAGCTGGCAGTGCCAGGCAAGCTGGGTAAAACCACAGCTATGCTCCTAGCAGTGACTTCTGTGTTTGCTGTCCTGTGGGCACCTCGTACCGCAGTGGTGCTCTACCATCTCTATGTGTCATCGGTGCACAACGATTGGCGGGTACATTTAGCATATGACTTAGCCAACATGTTAGCCATGCTAAACACTGCTGTGAATTTCTTTCTGTACTGTTTTGTCAGCAAACCTTTTAAAGCAGCAGTGAGGGATGTCCTGTTGTTCCGGTGGGGACCATTGCACCTACGCCGCCCCCTACATCACCAGCGCACTGCTGCCAATGCCTCCACCACCTGTGTTTCCAGCTCCAAACATTCCCAACGAGAGGTCACCCCTCTTTCTCTCAAAAGGGCAGATATCAAGTCCTGCTAA